In the genome of Natronorubrum sediminis, one region contains:
- a CDS encoding tyrosine-type recombinase/integrase, whose translation MSLEPIDPEHALELYLADRENSVTQATIYSHRSRLGHFIRWCNQKEIKNLNELSGRQLHEFRICRRVEGDLAPATEKTQMDTLRVFIKWLESIDGVEQDLHAKVLSPTLTGNDNIRSVMLDSERAKQILEYLRKYEYASRPHVALELMWHTMLRVGAIHALDCVDYDPSNQALEVIHRPETGTPLKNGETGERFVALSEDVCEVLDDWIKHQRPAVTDKHSREPLVTTPEGRAHTTTLRGDCYRYTRPCVPTRECPHGREVDECSAAGYDGASECPSSVSPHALRRGGITHALSEDWPMKAVEGRANVSEKVLSMHYDSRSEEVKMEQRREYLTDL comes from the coding sequence ATGAGTCTCGAACCAATCGACCCCGAACACGCACTTGAACTGTATTTAGCCGACCGTGAAAACAGTGTAACCCAGGCAACGATCTATTCACATCGTTCACGACTGGGCCACTTCATCCGGTGGTGCAACCAAAAAGAAATCAAAAACCTGAACGAGCTATCAGGCCGCCAGCTCCACGAGTTCCGCATTTGCCGACGCGTCGAAGGCGATCTTGCACCAGCCACCGAGAAAACCCAGATGGACACATTGCGCGTGTTCATCAAGTGGCTGGAATCGATCGATGGCGTCGAACAGGATTTGCACGCAAAGGTGCTGTCCCCGACGCTGACTGGCAACGACAACATCCGGAGCGTAATGTTGGACTCAGAGCGAGCCAAACAGATCTTGGAATATTTGCGGAAATACGAGTACGCGTCTCGGCCCCACGTCGCGTTGGAATTAATGTGGCACACAATGCTACGAGTCGGTGCGATTCACGCGTTGGATTGTGTCGACTACGATCCATCGAACCAAGCACTCGAAGTCATCCACCGACCAGAGACTGGAACGCCATTGAAGAATGGAGAGACAGGAGAACGGTTCGTCGCACTCTCTGAAGACGTCTGTGAGGTGCTGGACGACTGGATCAAACACCAACGACCGGCAGTTACCGACAAACACAGCCGAGAGCCCCTCGTGACAACGCCGGAAGGGCGCGCCCACACGACTACCCTTCGCGGCGACTGCTATCGGTACACTCGCCCATGTGTCCCGACAAGAGAGTGCCCGCACGGGCGCGAGGTCGATGAGTGTTCAGCGGCGGGCTATGACGGCGCTTCGGAGTGTCCGTCTTCGGTGAGCCCTCATGCTCTCCGACGTGGCGGAATCACGCACGCGCTCTCGGAAGATTGGCCGATGAAGGCGGTTGAGGGCCGTGCGAATGTCTCGGAAAAGGTGCTATCGATGCACTACGATTCTCGCTCAGAAGAGGTGAAAATGGAACAGCGCCGGG
- a CDS encoding enolase-like domain-containing protein: MLYDDVSGLSVDIDGYALQRNERATSSGFDRVTTTVVLHGGDETGTGEDVTYDSEVHDALQNAPEEFSITGQYTLEEFSTHLSTQALFLGTEPDQSIFRKYRQWAFESAALDLALKQAETMLAERLGREYRPVRFVVSTRLDEPPTGDRILDWLEQDPTLEFKLDPTSEWTDDTVSRLAETDAVRVLDLKGQYHGTTVDQPADPELYERVIDGFPEALIEDPALTDETRPVFEGHEDSVTWDYPIRSVETVEDLPWEPTWLNIKPSRFGSLRALFDTLEYCENNDIRMYGGGQFELGVGREHLHAIASLFYPESPNDIAPKEYNEPEPSDDLPSSPLAPPSSTRGLAWKYAEPSSPEPAEHDT; encoded by the coding sequence ATGCTTTACGACGATGTTTCTGGGCTCAGCGTCGACATCGATGGGTACGCCCTCCAGCGTAACGAGCGAGCGACGTCGAGTGGCTTCGACCGGGTGACAACCACCGTCGTGTTACACGGCGGCGACGAGACCGGAACCGGCGAGGACGTTACGTACGACAGCGAAGTCCACGACGCGCTGCAGAACGCGCCCGAGGAGTTCTCCATAACCGGTCAGTACACCCTCGAGGAGTTCTCGACGCACTTGTCGACACAAGCGTTGTTTCTCGGTACCGAACCGGATCAATCGATCTTTCGAAAGTACCGACAGTGGGCGTTCGAAAGCGCCGCGCTTGACCTCGCCTTGAAACAAGCTGAAACGATGCTCGCCGAGCGTCTCGGTCGGGAGTATCGTCCCGTCAGGTTCGTCGTGAGCACGCGTCTGGACGAGCCACCGACGGGTGACCGAATCCTCGACTGGCTCGAGCAAGATCCAACTCTCGAGTTCAAACTCGATCCGACGTCGGAGTGGACGGACGACACCGTCTCCCGGCTGGCCGAAACCGACGCCGTTCGCGTGCTCGACCTCAAGGGTCAGTACCACGGGACGACCGTCGACCAACCAGCCGATCCGGAGCTTTACGAGCGCGTTATCGACGGTTTTCCGGAGGCCCTCATCGAAGATCCGGCGCTGACCGACGAGACGCGGCCGGTATTCGAGGGACACGAAGACAGCGTGACGTGGGACTATCCGATCCGAAGCGTCGAAACCGTCGAGGACCTTCCGTGGGAGCCGACGTGGCTCAATATCAAGCCGTCGCGCTTTGGCTCGCTTCGAGCGCTGTTCGACACGCTCGAGTACTGTGAAAACAACGACATACGGATGTACGGTGGCGGTCAGTTCGAACTCGGCGTCGGCCGTGAACACCTCCACGCCATCGCGTCGCTGTTCTATCCGGAGTCGCCGAACGATATCGCACCGAAGGAGTACAACGAGCCGGAACCGAGCGACGACCTTCCCTCGAGTCCGCTTGCCCCGCCGTCGAGCACTCGCGGACTCGCGTGGAAGTACGCGGAACCATCCTCACCAGAACCTGCCGAACACGATACCTAA